In the genome of Mytilus edulis chromosome 3, xbMytEdul2.2, whole genome shotgun sequence, one region contains:
- the LOC139517082 gene encoding toll-like receptor 13 — translation MIITDIWFGILAIFMIMTIIHTDTDLECGKFCKCLSRRFKRAICHGSYIPTLPVSVVEVELRNSNRTDIGRFALVNLTSHRVTEFVLSGNSIRHINQEAFVNLTWLSVLTVNNETSLSVDRLKKALTKLSLNYTRKLRFTNNNWTYLPNDMFKPFINTKIKEVFLTGNQFSYINESSFKFLTLLEKLVLENNKIIQIHFWEMPRLKNLRLNGNRLAKVPNFCNFENSLFPRLESLSLSDNNIGNIDKTSFLCLPALKFLKMIGISIVELKNNIFSGLTKLEDVSLGKISTLKRIEDFAFNNTSLKRIFMNRCKFRFDRIERFNPVTIFKFCPNVNYVNLGLNHMPKIPNILHVMFKPLDNLESLLLYSTGILDLPRNLLSNFRKLRDLNLQDNSLHFTFDHSIGIFGNITSLKSLDLSSNLISIINKTLLSSRLLNSLEQINFGLNPFSCTCDQKWFLEWIKQTKVKIVGYPKNYKCRYPNELAGQYLNSYTPTDDICKPWNQLYTIAIVLPLFGVSTLVIIIFIWICQNNIKNSVYLLRVVYNHIQGHVVFNESLNYEFHAFVVYCDADREWVHNVFLKRMESEEGIKLCIHQRDFDIGKNITGNIDKYIEKSWKVVVVMSNDFAKSEWCQWEVDVVQERRRRQGKDAFLLIMLKTIDSKHMTSPLRTLLESTPHVRYQTGVGEDLFWRAAAKSLQKPLGLPPVAVL, via the coding sequence ATGATCATAACAGACATTTGGTTTGGTATTCTGGCGATCTTTATGATTATGACAATAATACACACTGATACGGATCTTGAATGTGGAAAGTTTTGCAAGTGTCTTTCCAGACGATTTAAGAGAGCCATTTGCCATGGATCTTATATTCCAACATTACCAGTATCTGTTGTAGAAGTTGAACTAAGAAACTCTAACCGGACAGATATCGGGCGTTTTGCCTTGGTTAATCTCACATCACACAGAGTGACTGAATTTGTATTGTCAGGAAACTCCATACGCCACATTAATCAAGAAGCTTTCGTGAATTTAACATGGCTATCAGTTTTAACAGTCAATAACGAAACTTCCTTAAGTGTGGATCGTTTGAAAAAAGCACTAACAAAACTGTCTTTAAATTACACGAGAAAACTCCGGTTTACTAACAACAACTGGACGTATCTTCCAAATGATATGTTTAAACCGTTCATAAATACAAAGATTAAGGAAGTTTTTCTTACAGGGAATCAATTTTCCTATATCAATGAATCATCCTTTAAATTTTTGACTCTATTAGAGAAGTTAGTCCTGGAGAACAATAAAATCATACAGATACATTTCTGGGAAATGCCGCGTCTTAAGAATTTAAGACTTAATGGAAATAGATTAGCAAAAGTACCAAATTTCtgcaattttgaaaacagtttattTCCGAGACTTGAGAGTTTGTCTTTGAGCGATAACAATATTGGAAATATTGATAAAACTTCTTTTTTGTGTCTGCCAGCActtaagtttttaaaaatgataGGCATTTCAATTGTTGaattaaaaaacaacatattttctGGTCTTACAAAGCTTGAAGACGTAAGTTTAGGAAAGATAAGTACACTAAAACGGATTGAAGATTTTGCGTTTAacaatacttctttaaaaaggaTTTTTATGAATAGATGTAAATTCCGCTTTGACCGAATAGAAAGGTTCAACCCCGTCACAATCTTCAAATTCTGTCCAAATGTGAATTATGTGAATCTTGGACTCAATCATATGCCAAAGATTCCAAATATTCTTCATGTTATGTTCAAACCACTTGATAATCTGGAGTCACTGCTGCTGTATTCCACCGGAATCCTTGATTTACCAAGAAATTTGCTCTCAAATTTCAGAAAGTTGCGCGATTTGAATCTACAAGACAATAGCTTACATTTTACCTTTGATCACAGCATAGGAATATTTGGTAATATCACATCCTTGAAATCTCTAGATCTCAGTTCTAATTTGATTTCAATCATAAATAAGACATTGCTATCGTCAAGATTGCTAAATTCATTGGAACAAATAAATTTCGGACTCAATCCCTTTTCCTGTACATGTGACCAAAAATGGTTTTTGGAATGGATAAAGCAAACCAAAGTAAAAATTGTCGGTTATCCTAAAAATTATAAATGTCGATATCCAAATGAATTAGCAGGACAATATTTAAACAGTTACACCCCTACGGATGATATTTGCAAACCATGGAATCAGTTATATACTATTGCGATAGTGTTGCCCTTATTTGGAGTATCAACACTAGTCATTATCATTTTCATTTGGATATGTCAGAATAATATCAAGAATAGCGTGTACCTGCTCCGAGTTGTTTACAATCACATACAAGGTCATGTTGTATTTAATGAAAGTTTAAATTACGAATTTCATGCTTTCGTTGTCTACTGTGATGCAGATCGAGAATGGGTTCACAACGTTTTTTTGAAAAGAATGGAAAGTGAAGAAGGAATAAAACTTTGCATTCACCAAAGGGATTTCGATATTGGAAAAAATATAACTggaaatattgacaaatatattgaGAAAAGTTGGAAAGTGGTTGTTGTGATGTCAAATGACTTTGCCAAAAGTGAATGGTGTCAGTGGGAAGTTGATGTAGTCCAGGAAAGACGACGACGTCAAGGAAAAGACGCTTTCTTGTTAATAATGCTGAAGACAATTGATTCAAAACACATGACAAGTCCACTCCGTACGTTACTTGAGAGTACTCCTCATGTAAGGTACCAGACAGGCGTAGGGGAAGACCTGTTCTGGAGGGCCGCAGCAAAGTCTTTACAAAAACCACTTGGTCTTCCTCCTGTAGCCGTTTTGTGA
- the LOC139515359 gene encoding uncharacterized protein: protein MATSFVKAQSPIQCQLCETNVILKWKCTKCELFMCENCKITKHSSEKHRVISVKDTGKDISDRIKSLNLPEIIASVYNSYDTDLHGIGKLLCKENGIVFFMGNCELGKHKFTKGKLLKASLKVLLNYNIRCMDFTVNNKDEILFAAPPGKELLAVSASGSVKSVIQASPMVILAIHLTKHGDLIIGMRDQGQKYPITERSSRQVAIFDEKYTRKSVFEFDSTGKKLFNYAGRISTDSNDNVYIVDWMDNDLRGQIVGMSRSGQQIFSYTGHPFYNTDDVPLIPMDIAVTPNDVILISDRNNHTLHALNPKGELCGIQLTQNIGIILPYSLSVDSEGFLVIGCTSYNAGDDKAKIFVVKLLV from the coding sequence ATGGCGACATCTTTTGTAAAGGCACAATCACCAATTCAGTGTCAGTTATGTGAAACAAATGTCATTTTGAAATGGAAGTGTACCAAATGCGAGTTGTTTATGTGTGAAAACTGTAAAATTACCAAACATTCGTCTGAGAAACACAGAGTAATATCAGTAAAAGATACAGGCAAAGACATATCAGATCGTATAAAATCTCTCAATCTTCCGGAGATTATTGCCTCAGTTTATAATTCATACGACACAGACTTGCATGGGATCGGGAAATTGCTTTGTAAAGAGAACGGTATCGTTTTCTTCATGGGGAATTGTGAACTTGGAAAGCACAAGTTTACCAAAGGAAAACTTTTAAAAGCGTCATTGAAAGTGTTATTGAATTACAACATCAGATGCATGGACTTCACTGTAAATAACAAGGATGAAATTTTATTTGCGGCACCTCCAGGTAAAGAACTTCTAGCTGTGTCAGCTTCTGGAAGCGTGAAGAGTGTTATTCAGGCTTCGCCTATGGTGATATTAGCCATTCATTTAACCAAGCATGGAGATCTTATAATTGGCATGAGAGACCAAGGTCAGAAATATCCAATTACGGAAAGGAGTTCGAGGCAAGTAGCCATATTTGACGAAAAGTATACACGCAAATCAGTATTTGAGTTTGACAGTACAGGAAAAAAGTTGTTTAATTATGCTGGCCGAATTTCAACCGATTCGAACGACAATGTGTATATTGTTGATTGGATGGATAATGATTTAAGAGGACAAATAGTGGGAATGAGTAGAAGTGGCCAACAAATCTTTTCCTACACTGGCCATCCTTTTTATAATACAGATGACGTACCCTTAATCCCTATGGATATTGCAGTTACGCCGAATGATGTCATTTTAATATCAGATAGGAATAATCATACTTTACACGCACTTAATCCTAAAGGAGAATTGTGTGGAATACAGTTAACACAGAACATAGGGATAATTCTTCCATATAGTCTGTCAGTAGACAGTGAGGGGTTTCTTGTGATTGGATGTACTAGTTATAATGCGGGGGACGATAAAGCGAAAATATTTGTCGTAAAACTGTTGGTGTAG